A stretch of Scheffersomyces stipitis CBS 6054 chromosome 2, complete sequence DNA encodes these proteins:
- a CDS encoding predicted protein, with protein DSFALPIELQGGIGTISSRRPSYAAESFTRSNFQPLVGSGIGSNNTNANYKSPQLGPTASSFYGSNNSSGNNGNSNNNNKQLSSYAMFNNYNQSFNFDQFNDAFANNFNLNSNFNDFQARRPSQLVEFQQQQQYSVNPYLHPQSQPLQTIQQNQNSAQFKQSIKLENGLILKDQYIIASPDLKNQYLKTTKYFQDPHITNEVLTKLNDLLSLPVVVKLITFIKNLNNLTFNHKILCLVINKNGKFDLLSYPNNSNIFLQRDDLVIVDGDRGKDLVMIVEPLVNLNFAILFNFLKKLEHLKSLTINDSNSNHHNPGQKINGTHSTSLNASAIINSHSNEDNEFIITLPTKQVLRFATPKEIHKISGKFLEEKKAFITCFNKIKELNLQSNLTLINVEYQSDFKKLIFYYFANFKRIDFRGLIKELFKIYKTRIWLCAVLPYDKPELYVTMSKEEAETKKAEKLKKEKESKDEDDDNLIPSEYELSNEQILNFSINEFENLSSPNYFHSINLLNLIEHLSNELPGYFYGFNNSSVSTGGNNIDNSGPRNAKGKGSSPTYSAKASNSATGEHSKILPSFNPFGDNVSINPNYQ; from the exons GACTCGTTCGCTTTGCCCATCGAGCTTCAAGGTGGAATCGGTACCATTTCATCCAGAAGACCTTCGTACGCCGCTGAATCGTTCACAAGATCCAATTTCCAGCCGTTGGTTGGCTCCGGTATCGGAAGCAACAACACGAACGCCAACTACAAGTCTCCCCAGTTGGGCCCTACAGCCTCTTCCTTTTATGGTAGCAACAACAGTAGTGGCAACAACGGtaacagcaacaataacaataaaCAGTTATCATCTTATGCTATGTTTAACAACTATAACCAGagcttcaactttgacCAGTTCAACGATGCCTttgccaacaacttcaatctcaactccaacttcaatgaCTTCCAAGCCAGAAGACCCAGCCAATTGGTCGAGttccagcagcaacagcagtaCTCCGTGAATCCATATCTCCATCCACAGTCTCAACCACTCCAGACCATCCAGCAGAACCAG AATTCGGCTCAATTCAAACAATCtatcaagttggaaaatgGGCTCATTCTTAAGGACCAATACATCATtgcttctccagatttgaagaatcagTATCTCAAGACTACCAAGTATTTCCAAGATCCTCATATCACCAATGAGGTCTTGACAaagttgaacgacttgttATCTCTTCCTGTAGTTGTGAAGCTCATTaccttcatcaagaacttgaataATCTCACCTTTAACCACAAGATCTTGTGCCTTgtgatcaacaagaacgGTAAATTTGACTTGCTCTCGTATCCCAATAATTCCAATATCTTCTTGCAACGCGACGACTTAGTCATAGTAGACGGAGATAGAGGAAAGGATTTGGTGATGATAGTAGAGCCTTTAGTTAATCTTAATTTTgctattcttttcaacttcttgaagaaattggagCATTTAAAGAGCTTAACCATTAACGATTCCAACTCCAACCACCATAACCCAGGTCAGAAGATCAATGGTACTCACTCCACCTCGTTGAATGCGTCGGCAATCATCAATTCACACCTGAATGAAGACAACGAGTTCATTATTACTTTGCCTACCAAACAAGTTCTTAGATTCGCTACACCTAAAGAGATTCACAAGATCAGTGGCAAGTTTttagaagagaagaaagctTTTATTACttgcttcaacaagatcaaggaattgaatcTACAATCCAATTTGACGTTGATTAACGTCGAATACCAATCggacttcaagaagttgatcttctactactttgccaacttcaagagaATTGACTTCCGTGGTTTGATCAAGGAATTATTCAAGATCTAcaaaacaagaatttggtTATGCGCTGTATTGCCTTACGATAAACCAGAGCTCTATGTTACCATGTCCAAAGAAGAGGCTGAAACGAAGAAAgcagaaaagttgaagaaggaaaaggaatCTAAAGACGAGGACGACGACAATTTGATTCCTAGCGAATATGAATTGTCCAATGAACAAATTTTGAACTTCTCTATCAATGAGTTTGAGAACTTATCGAGTCCCAACTACTTCCACCtgatcaatttgttgaatttgattgaaCACTTATCAAACGAACTCCCAGGATACTTCTATGGTTTTAACAATTCTTCTGTCTCCACAGGTGGAAACAACATTGATAATAGTGGTCCTAGAAAtgcaaaaggaaaaggatCTTCTCCTACCTATTCAGCTAAAGCTTCAAACAGTGCAACTGGAGAACATAGTAAAATCTTGCCCAGCTTTAATCCATTTGGCGACAATGTCTCCATAAACCCCAACTACCAATAA
- the SPF1.2 gene encoding PF1 P-type ATPase (S. cerevisiae homolog is necessary for sensitivity to a killer toxin (SMK toxin) produced by Pichia Farinosa): MSNIIDNPDIAGAKLLVRTKGFLNRSLLYPYLWPKLALVPVLFDAYFSYCYEHVENGAFFYLMMVNMIIASWIRKIFILVFVSWVFRLCFPGFDFHNYSAVNTITEASHIRILTSPNHKSGKVCPIFRKKFHDGEEQVLFLYQRRHYLLNVKTQRFSPPAFLFDEEPELANFQSSTGLSGDLEKLVRNYGKNKFDIPVPTFKDLLQEPTIAHALEFVAFGGALSILNKMWYRSLLLLVVLVLVEMTTLFQRRAAFAKIQEMEVTPYTIYTYRDGKWKQLKTTELLPGDLVSVTRTSDDSTLPCDLLLTDGAAIVNEAMLSGEYTPLFKESIKLRPSAEKLQPEGLDKNSILHGGSFVLRVTKPENPIIPIAPDNGALAYVTKTGFETSQGCLVRRKILSTEQDTPGIIEVFLLILLILHDFEPHKWYEDSKGMISLFGKIIHSTSESLGLGNEK; this comes from the coding sequence ATGTCCAACATCATTGACAACCCAGATATTGCAGGGGCTAAGTTGCTTGTTCGCACAAAAGGATTTCTCAACCGTTCTTTGTTATATCCATATCTATGGCCAAAGCTAGCCCTAGTCCCAGTTCTCTTTGATGCCTACTTCTCTTACTGCTACGAGCATGTGGAAAACGGGGCATTTTTTTATTTGATGATGGTGAACATGATAATTGCTAGCTGGATCCGGAAAATATTTATACTCGTTTTTGTCTCCTGGGTATTTCGTCTTTGTTTCCCTGGATTTGATTTCCATAACTACTCCGCTGTTAACACGATTACGGAAGCCAGTCATATTAGGATTTTGACCAGCCCAAACCACAAAAGCGGTAAAGTCTGTCCAATATTCAGAAAAAAGTTCCATGATGGCGAAGAACAGgttttatttttgtacCAGAGACGTCACTATTTGCTCAATGTTAAGACCCAGAGGTTTTCACCTCCTGCCTTCCTCTTTGATGAAGAGCCtgaattggccaatttcCAGAGCTCGACAGGGCTCCTGGGTGACTTGGAAAAGCTTGTAAGAAACTACGGTAAGAACAAGTTTGATATACCAGTTCCTACCTTCAAGGACTTGCTCCAGGAGCCTACCATTGCTCACGCCTTGGAGTTCGTAGCTTTCGGTGGAGCTCTTTCGATTTTGAATAAGATGTGGTACCGCTCATTGTTGTTGCTCGTTGTGCTTGTTTTGGTCGAGATGACTACCTTGTTCCAGAGAAGAGCCGCCTTTGCTAAAATCCAGGAAATGGAAGTTACACCTTACACTATCTACACATATAGAGATGGCAAATGGAAGCAGTTGAAGACCACTGAATTGCTTCCTGGTGATTTGGTTTCTGTCACCAGAACTAGCGATGACTCTACGCTTCCCTGTGATTTACTCTTAACAGATGGTGCCGCCATCGTTAACGAAGCCATGTTGTCAGGCGAGTATACACCTTTGTTTAAGGAGTCGATCAAGTTAAGGCCCAGtgctgaaaagttgcaaccaGAGGGTTTGGACAAGAACTCAATTTTGCATGGTGGTTCCTTTGTCTTACGAGTGACCAAGCCAGAAAACCCAATTATTCCCATTGCTCCCGATAACGGAGCTCTTGCCTATGTGACCAAAACTGGCTTTGAGACCTCGCAAGGTTGTTTGGTTCGTAGGAAGATTCTCTCCACTGAACAAGACACACCAGGCATTATTGAAGTTTTTCTTCTCATCTTGTTAATCTTACATGACTTTGAACCTCATAAATGGTACGAAGATAGTAAAGGAATGATTTCACTTTTCGGGAAGATAATACATTCCACTCTGGAATCATTAGGGCTCGGCAATGAAAAGTAG
- a CDS encoding predicted protein, producing the protein MSLKTRVKDVQASAEANAGGPARLQVDPDTIPDDDKPAQSGSVFNIWYLKWSGGGDSSSKSNYTKSKFRTNIKKDSGYTRARPGSSICLFFSRGCCYLGKKCPYYHRIPIDSDYFKPTQDCFGRDKTSEYRDDMDGVGSFNRSNRTLYVGGLNVTDKTESIVTKHFAEFGQIEKIRVLHGKSCAFITYRLESQAQFAKEAMQNQSLDANEVLNIRWANEDPNPQAQKQEKRRMEEIALETVKKLLAKVEDQKPKIKKQKVEVEEPEEEDVEEVEVDIKKIEPVPLSTSSSSPRNFFDNSTLDKLALSRINKKQLHEEKQKAVSALVGGYESSEDEE; encoded by the exons ATGTCATTGAAAACGCGTGTAAAAGATGTTCAGGCATCTGCTGAGGCAAATGCCGGAGGGCCTGCTCGTTTACAGGTAGATCCGGATACTATTCCCGACGACGACAAGCCAGCACAATCGGGAAGTGTCTTCAATATCTGGTATTTGAAATGGTCTGGTGGAGGAGATAGTTCCTCGAAACTGAATTACACCAAGCTGAAGTTCAGAACAAATATCAAAAAGGATTCAGGTTATACACGAGCAAGACCAGGAAGTTCGATATGCTTATTCTTTTCTCGTGGATGTTGCTACCTCGGCAAGAAGTGTCCTTATTATCATCGCATACCCATTGATTCCGACTATTTCAAGCCGACACAAGACTGTTTTGGTCGTGATAAGACGTCCGAGTACCGTGATGACATGGACGGAGTAGGCTCGTTCAATCGTTCCAACAGAACTTTGTATGTGGGAGGGTTGAATGTGACAGACAAGACGGAAAGCATAGTAACTAAGCATTTTGCGGAGTTTGGCCAGATCGAGAAGATTCGAGTGCTACACGGCAAATCTTGTGCATTTATAACGTATCGGCTCGAATCACAAGCGCAATTTGCCAAAGAGGCGATGCAAAACCAATCATTAGATGCTAACGAGGTGCTAAACATCAGATGGGCCAATGAAGATCCCAACCCCCAGGCTCAGAAACAGGAAAAAAGACGTATGGAGGAAATAGCACTAGAAACGGTCAAGAAACTCTTAGCCAAAGTAGAAGACCAAAAGccaaaaataaagaaacagaaagtagaagtagaggAGCCTGAGGAGGAGGATGTTGAGGAAGTAGAAGTTGATATAAAGAAAATAGAACCAGTTCCACTTTcaacctcttcttcttctccaagaaaTTTTTTTGATAATTCGACTTTGGATAAACTAGCATTATCCAGAA TCAACAAAAAACAACTACATGAAGAGAAACAAAAAGCAGTATCTGCTTTAGTTGGAGGTTACGAAAGTAGTGAAGACGAAGAGTGA
- the PRP28 gene encoding pre-mRNA splicing factor RNA helicase of DEAD box family (go_funtion nucleic acid binding; helicase activity; ATP binding), with amino-acid sequence MMALEPVSTTRDNIDFVETTHWSEKSLDQMTARDWRIFREDYGITSKGGDIDNPLRTWNEASIPSKLLSIIVDKLEYLEPTPIQRAAIPLALNQRDVVGIAETGSGKTLAFLIPLLSYILNTDKNYLEYEHQQEQNYNKPLGLILAPTRELAQQITKEAQKFGDRLGLNVVSIIGGHQYEETVHSIRTGVHVVVATPGRLVDSLERNIIGLDKCYYLIMDEADRMIDMGFEKALQSILSYVPSTDRLNSTIDSMIFHIKKRITLMFTATISPPIEKITKNFLIKPGYLYIGGAGEALDHIVQNFEYLGSATGGSEDFDSKRFDKLVRIIQQHSRESRQFSIIIFANYKRVCDLLSLELEKNGFRDNVVIHGSKTQELREKAISSFRSHESRILIATDVAARGIDVPNVSLVVNFQMSRKFDEYVHRIGRTGRAGNRGESYTFIDDSDSDVFIDLKKFLVNGGKKCPDWLIKHASTQSQVLRD; translated from the coding sequence ATGATGGCTCTAGAGCCAGTTTCTACCACAAGAGACAATATCGATTTCGTAGAGACTACACATTGGTCAGAGAAGAGTCTTGATCAGATGACGGCACGAGACTGGCGTATTTTCAGGGAAGATTATGGGATAACATCGAAAGGTGGAGATATAGACAACCCATTGCGAACTTGGAATGAGGCATCGATCCCTTCAAAATTGTTATCCATTATAGTAGACAAACTCGAGTATTTGGAGCCAACTCCGATTCAACGAGCTGCGATTCCACTTGCTCTAAACCAGCGTGATGTTGTCGGAATTGCAGAGACCGGTTCTGGTAAAACTTTGGCCTTTCTTATACCTTTGCTCAGCTATATTCTAAACACAGACAAGAACTATTTGGAATACGAGCATCAGCAGGAGCAAAACTACAACAAGCCGTTGGGTCTCATTTTGGCTCCCACAAGAGAATTGGCCCAGCAGATAACCAAGGAAGCTCAGAAATTTGGCGATAGACTTGGTTTGAACGTAGTCAGCATTATTGGTGGACACCAGTATGAGGAAACTGTTCATTCAATCCGAACAGGGGTACACGTTGTAGTCGCTACACCGGGGAGATTGGTAGActctttggaaagaaatATTATTGGTTTGGATAAATGCTACTACCTCATTATGGACGAGGCAGATAGAATGATTGACATGGGGTTTGAAAAGGCTTTGCAATCCATCTTATCTTATGTTCCCAGCACAGATCGTTTGAACAGTACTATCGATCTGATGATCTTCCACATCAAAAAGAGGATCACTTTGATGTTTACAGCAACTATATCACCCCCAATTGAGAAGATAACGAAGAACTTCCTTATAAAGCCTGGCTACTTGTACATTGGTGGAGCTGGCGAGGCACTTGATCACATTGTGCAAAATTTCGAATACTTGGGATCTGCTACTGGGGGCTCTGAAGATTTCGACAGCAAGAGATTTGACAAGTTGGTGAGGATAATTCAGCAGCACTCTCGAGAATCGCGTCAATTCTCGATTATCATCTTTGCCAACTACAAGCGAGTCTGTGATTTGCTATCACTTGagcttgaaaagaatgGCTTTAGGGATAATGTTGTTATTCATGGATCCAAAACACAAGAATTGCGAGAAAAAGCTATTTCAAGCTTCAGAAGCCACGAGTCTAGAATCCTTATTGCCACCGATGTTGCAGCCAGAGGTATTGATGTGCCCAATGTGTCGCTTGTTGTCAATTTCCAGATGTCAAGAAAATTTGACGAGTATGTTCATCGTATCGGTAGAACTGGTAGAGCAGGAAACAGAGGTGAGAGTTATACTTTTATAGACgactctgattctgacgTTTTTatagatttgaagaagttcttggtaAACGGCGGAAAAAAGTGTCCAGATTGGTTGATCAAACATGCATCTACCCAGAGCCAGGTTCTACGTGATTAG
- the TIR3 gene encoding hypothetical beta-1,6-N-acetylglucosaminyltransferase (similar to cell wall integrity and stress response component 2) has translation MALGSDIAAGFGAATSAVGAAADGAESVFKVATSGAVSVAENVATKATSAFGVATSGADSLGHDIASKATSVGGKVTSGAVSLGEGVASKATSLAGDAKSDAKSLTSKVASDATKALSSATSKASGSVTDKTASETSASETSASETSSTTTNGANEVSWKKSSAVFGVVGLSFLLSLF, from the coding sequence ATGGCCCTTGGTTCTGATATTGCCGCCGGATTTGGCGCTGCTACCTCTGCCGTTGGCGCTGCTGCCGATGGAGCCGAGTCTGTCTTCAAAGTCGCAACCTCTGGAGCAGTCTCAGTTGCAGAAAACGTTGCTACCAAGGCTACCTCTGCCTTTGGTGTTGCTACCTCGGGTGCTGATTCTCTTGGTCACGATATCGCTTCGAAGGCCACCTCTGTTGGTGGTAAGGTAACTTCTGGCGCTGTTTCTCTTGGTGAAGGAGTCGCTAGCAAGGCCACATCTCTTGCCGGTGATGCCAAGTCAGATGCTAAGTCATTGACTAGTAAGGTTGCTAGTGATGCTACTAAGGCATTGTCTAGTGCTACAAGCAAGGCTTCTGGTTCAGTCACAGATAAAACTGCCAGTGAAACTTCTGCTAGTGAAACCTCTGCCTCTGAAACCTCCAGCACAACCACTAACGGTGCTAACGAAGTCTCctggaagaagtcaagcGCCGTATTCGGAGTCGTAGGCTTGTCTTTCTTGCTCAGTCTCTTTTGA